In Crinalium epipsammum PCC 9333, the following are encoded in one genomic region:
- a CDS encoding CTP synthase, whose amino-acid sequence MTKFVFVTGGVVSSIGKGIVAASLGRLLKSRNYSVSILKLDPYINVDPGTMSPFQHGEVFVTEDGAETDLDLGHYERFTDTSMSRLNSVTTGSIYQAVINKERRGDYKGGTVQVIPHITNEIKERIQRVAKNTNPDVVITEIGGTVGDIESLPFLEAIRQFRKDVGRRNVLYMHVTLLPWIPSAGEMKTKPTQHSVKELRSIGIQPNILVCRCDRPLPQGLKDKISEFCDVPIESVITAQDAKSIYEVPLMMEREGLAQQALELLELEQHQPDLRQWQTLVDRLYHPTNQINIAIVGKYVRLTDAYLSVVEALRHAAMASACELNLNWINSEDIETDGAERYLADADGIIVPGGFGIRGVDGKIAAIKFAREQKIPFLGLCLGMQCSVIEWARNFAGLADANSAEFAPDTTNPVINLLPEQEDVVDLGGTMRLGLYPCRLSPNTLAFKLYQEEVIYERHRHRYEFNNAYRNLFLENGYVISGTSPDGRLVEIIELTNHPFFIASQFHPEFQSRPSTPHPLFKGFIEASLTRVDLSETTTEAIETTFSSSTSAMPYPAEVS is encoded by the coding sequence ATGACTAAGTTTGTATTTGTCACTGGCGGCGTTGTTTCCAGCATTGGTAAGGGTATTGTCGCAGCCAGCTTGGGGCGCTTGCTGAAATCGCGCAATTATTCTGTCTCAATTCTCAAGCTCGATCCTTATATTAACGTCGATCCAGGGACGATGAGTCCTTTTCAGCATGGGGAAGTATTTGTTACAGAAGATGGTGCTGAAACAGACTTAGACTTGGGACACTATGAGCGTTTTACTGACACATCCATGTCGCGCCTCAATAGTGTTACTACTGGCTCAATTTACCAAGCGGTAATCAATAAAGAACGCCGAGGTGACTATAAAGGTGGGACAGTACAGGTAATTCCCCACATTACCAATGAAATTAAAGAGCGTATTCAACGGGTAGCGAAAAATACTAACCCAGATGTGGTAATTACAGAAATTGGTGGGACAGTTGGGGATATTGAATCGCTGCCGTTTTTAGAAGCTATCCGCCAGTTTCGTAAAGATGTGGGACGGCGGAATGTGCTGTATATGCACGTAACGTTATTACCTTGGATTCCTTCTGCTGGGGAGATGAAAACTAAGCCAACGCAGCATTCAGTGAAAGAACTGCGTTCAATTGGGATTCAACCAAATATTTTAGTATGCCGATGCGATCGCCCGCTACCACAAGGACTAAAAGACAAAATATCAGAATTCTGTGATGTACCCATCGAATCTGTAATTACAGCACAAGATGCCAAGAGTATCTACGAAGTGCCACTGATGATGGAACGAGAAGGACTAGCACAGCAAGCACTAGAATTACTGGAATTAGAGCAACATCAGCCTGATTTAAGACAATGGCAAACCTTAGTTGATCGTCTTTATCATCCAACTAACCAGATTAACATTGCTATTGTTGGTAAATATGTCAGGTTAACCGATGCCTATCTTTCAGTTGTGGAAGCTTTACGTCATGCTGCTATGGCTTCAGCTTGTGAACTTAACCTTAATTGGATTAACTCTGAAGACATAGAAACTGACGGCGCTGAACGCTATCTAGCAGATGCCGATGGCATCATTGTACCAGGGGGTTTTGGCATTCGCGGTGTTGATGGTAAAATTGCTGCGATTAAATTTGCTCGCGAACAAAAAATTCCCTTTTTAGGTTTATGCCTGGGAATGCAGTGTTCTGTAATTGAATGGGCGCGTAACTTTGCTGGTTTAGCAGATGCTAACAGTGCGGAATTTGCTCCTGATACTACAAATCCGGTAATTAACTTGTTACCAGAACAGGAGGATGTCGTAGATTTAGGCGGGACTATGCGTTTGGGTTTATATCCTTGTCGTTTATCACCCAACACTTTGGCTTTTAAACTTTATCAAGAGGAGGTAATTTACGAACGCCACCGTCACCGTTACGAATTTAATAATGCCTACCGCAACTTATTTTTAGAAAACGGTTATGTCATTAGTGGTACATCTCCTGATGGTCGCCTAGTGGAAATCATTGAACTAACAAATCACCCCTTCTTTATTGCTTCTCAGTTCCACCCAGAGTTTCAATCTCGACCTAGCACTCCCCACCCTTTATTTAAGGGGTTTATAGAAGCGTCATTAACTCGTGTTGATTTAAGTGAAACTACAACAGAGGCAATAGAAACTACATTTTCTAGCTCAACCTCAGCTATGCCCTATCCTGCTGAGGTGTCTTAA
- a CDS encoding ROK family protein, which translates to MKNTEVIGIDLGGTAIKLGRFLEDGTCLQSLSVPTPQPATPTAVVDAIVEAIASLKTNSARAIGVGTPGPVDATARIAQVAINLAGWHDVPLADWLEEKTNLPTILANDANCAGLGEAWLGAGRKFRNLILLTLGTGVGGAIILDGKLFTGHQGAAGELGLITLYPDGAACNSGNQGSLEQYASVQAIRRMTGKEPNQLGEAAASGDAEALAFWKSYGQNLGIGLASLIYVLTPEAIVIGGGVSASAEFFFPSALAEIEKRVLPSSRAGLQLLQAELGNQAGMVGAAKLAFEQLVVNR; encoded by the coding sequence GTGAAAAATACTGAAGTAATTGGGATTGATTTAGGCGGAACAGCAATTAAACTAGGACGCTTTCTTGAAGATGGTACTTGCTTGCAGTCTTTAAGTGTGCCAACACCGCAACCCGCGACACCGACAGCAGTTGTCGATGCTATAGTTGAGGCGATCGCATCCTTAAAAACAAACAGTGCTAGAGCGATCGGCGTTGGTACACCAGGTCCCGTCGATGCTACTGCTAGAATTGCTCAAGTAGCAATTAACTTAGCAGGTTGGCATGATGTTCCCCTAGCTGACTGGTTAGAAGAAAAAACAAATTTACCTACCATTCTCGCCAACGATGCTAACTGTGCTGGTTTAGGAGAAGCTTGGTTAGGCGCGGGGCGCAAATTCCGTAATCTCATATTACTCACATTAGGTACTGGTGTAGGTGGTGCAATTATCCTTGATGGCAAATTATTTACAGGACATCAAGGCGCAGCAGGTGAATTAGGGTTAATCACCTTGTATCCAGATGGCGCGGCGTGTAATAGTGGTAATCAAGGCTCTTTAGAACAGTACGCTTCAGTTCAGGCAATTCGACGCATGACAGGAAAAGAACCAAATCAGCTAGGCGAAGCTGCTGCATCAGGTGACGCTGAAGCATTAGCTTTCTGGAAAAGTTACGGACAGAATTTAGGAATTGGCTTAGCTAGTCTAATTTACGTCCTAACTCCAGAAGCGATCGTAATTGGAGGCGGTGTAAGTGCAAGTGCAGAATTTTTCTTCCCATCTGCATTAGCAGAAATAGAAAAACGAGTATTACCTAGTTCTCGCGCTGGACTGCAACTATTACAGGCAGAATTAGGTAATCAAGCTGGTATGGTTGGCGCTGCTAAATTAGCATTTGAGCAGTTAGTAGTGAACCGTTAA
- a CDS encoding tetratricopeptide repeat protein → MDYQKFIKKLPQLYEGWGKASAQPLTEIYNEINHQIGANSSTSIMQLLNWGLQCMSEEEVFCQIDGITASDVIGALINHPQIAYLVAQPTDNHQQSEVLFELTSAVSLYNLDEQIILTEQPAAEFFGELRQISPETKIGVYVYAGAHDYRSQLLALQLVKPLLAPQALIIAFGSKYSTAQQAHWDFLTTTPQAQLLLELPATVQNTWGEGIQIFSWDIEQDYSYDGSDLTENHRSQIVIEALRNTCEQLELQTLPQRLLNLEQQALQLEINQQFIPAVEIYQQIIQLQPNHADAYYHLGIINAQMQRYSQAHEMLLRSISIDDTRATYHYSLGLVSQQLGLVGQAIEAYEATINLDTQCVDAYNNLGNLLCELSNIQQAELVYRNAIANVPSHFGSYLNLGNLLMEQQQVDEAIAFYEASLEFHSDNQDILHNLKLAKDIKNNSVNAAIYLGDEAHKQGKYSEAIAHYEKALSKPVEDVVFYTKLADCYQKNNQPEVAINSYKKGIKYHPTATYLYLSLITYLQQLGRVEEAIAFANEAAQLLPKDFAIQLEKCRILPILYQDAAEIDFYRRRFIKQLFDFISQLSLVSTEAKNNALKGLSWRTNFYLHYQSKNDLDVQIKYGQLVHQVMAANYPQWVQPIAKSQLTPARKIRVGYISYCMQSHTVGHLFLGWLKNHNRQNLEIYSYYNDSSVDWMTQQFRLYSDVFCQITECHIPKNLEKLCRQIINDKLDILVFIDIGMHPALTQIGALRLAPIQCVTWGHPITSGLPNIDYFLSSNLMEPPNNEKHYSEKLIRLPNIGINYAKPVIPELSKKRCDFYLREDATIYLSCQSIYKYLPQYDYIYAAIAQRITQAQFVFLSSGKTETIDEKFRQRLQKAFASFGLNSAEYCVILPRINRVDYLNLNLVADIYLDTFGWSGGNTTLEAIACNLPIVTCPGEFMRGRHSYGILRMLGVIDTIATDEAEYIEIAVRLGLDQEWRESIINKVKQNQDRVYEDKTCVVALEEFYQRVVQEHLASK, encoded by the coding sequence ATGGACTATCAGAAATTTATTAAAAAACTCCCACAGTTATACGAAGGATGGGGAAAAGCCTCAGCCCAACCCCTAACAGAAATCTACAACGAAATAAATCATCAAATTGGGGCTAATAGCTCAACCAGCATCATGCAGTTGCTCAACTGGGGGCTACAGTGCATGAGTGAGGAAGAAGTATTTTGTCAAATAGACGGAATCACCGCATCTGATGTCATCGGCGCATTGATTAACCATCCTCAAATAGCATATCTAGTTGCACAACCAACAGATAATCACCAGCAATCAGAAGTATTATTTGAATTAACTTCAGCCGTAAGTTTATATAACTTAGACGAGCAAATCATTTTAACAGAGCAACCAGCAGCCGAATTTTTCGGTGAATTAAGACAAATATCTCCAGAAACTAAAATTGGAGTATATGTCTATGCGGGCGCTCACGATTATCGCTCTCAACTGTTAGCATTACAATTAGTCAAACCCCTATTAGCACCACAAGCATTAATTATTGCCTTTGGGAGTAAATACAGTACAGCACAACAAGCACATTGGGATTTTTTAACGACGACACCACAAGCGCAACTATTACTAGAGTTACCTGCAACAGTGCAGAATACTTGGGGCGAAGGTATACAAATTTTTAGTTGGGATATAGAGCAAGATTATAGTTATGACGGTTCAGATTTAACAGAAAATCACAGATCACAGATAGTAATTGAAGCTCTGAGAAATACTTGTGAGCAATTAGAGTTACAAACCTTACCCCAAAGGCTATTAAATTTAGAGCAACAAGCGTTACAACTGGAAATTAATCAGCAATTTATCCCCGCCGTTGAGATTTATCAGCAAATAATTCAACTACAACCCAATCATGCTGATGCTTATTATCATTTGGGGATAATTAATGCTCAAATGCAGCGATACTCTCAAGCACATGAAATGCTATTGCGCTCTATTAGTATTGATGATACTAGAGCTACTTATCATTATAGTTTAGGTTTAGTGTCTCAACAACTTGGGTTAGTTGGACAAGCAATTGAAGCTTATGAAGCTACAATTAATCTGGATACTCAATGCGTAGATGCTTATAATAACTTAGGCAATTTGCTATGTGAGCTTAGTAATATCCAGCAAGCAGAGTTAGTTTATCGGAATGCAATAGCTAATGTGCCATCTCATTTTGGTAGTTATCTTAATTTAGGTAATTTGTTAATGGAGCAACAGCAAGTTGATGAGGCTATTGCTTTTTATGAGGCTAGTTTAGAATTTCATTCTGATAATCAAGATATATTACACAATTTAAAATTAGCTAAAGATATTAAAAATAATTCTGTAAATGCTGCTATTTATCTAGGAGATGAAGCCCACAAACAAGGGAAATATTCAGAAGCGATCGCTCATTATGAAAAAGCTTTAAGTAAGCCAGTAGAAGATGTTGTATTTTATACGAAACTAGCTGATTGCTATCAAAAAAATAATCAACCAGAAGTAGCAATTAATTCTTACAAAAAAGGAATTAAGTATCATCCAACGGCTACTTATCTTTATTTAAGTTTAATAACATATCTGCAACAGCTAGGGCGAGTTGAAGAAGCGATCGCCTTTGCTAACGAAGCTGCACAGTTACTACCTAAAGATTTTGCTATTCAGCTAGAAAAATGTCGTATTCTCCCAATTCTTTATCAAGACGCAGCAGAAATAGATTTTTATCGCCGCAGATTTATTAAGCAATTATTTGACTTTATTTCGCAACTATCATTAGTTAGTACAGAAGCAAAAAATAACGCACTTAAAGGATTAAGCTGGCGTACAAATTTTTACTTGCATTATCAAAGCAAGAACGATTTAGATGTGCAAATTAAATATGGGCAACTTGTGCATCAAGTCATGGCTGCTAACTATCCTCAATGGGTTCAACCTATAGCAAAATCACAATTAACCCCAGCCAGGAAAATTCGTGTAGGATATATTTCTTATTGTATGCAAAGTCATACAGTAGGACATTTATTTCTTGGTTGGCTAAAAAATCATAATCGCCAAAACCTTGAAATATATTCTTACTATAATGACTCGTCTGTAGACTGGATGACACAGCAATTTAGGCTTTATAGTGATGTTTTTTGCCAGATTACAGAATGTCATATACCCAAAAACTTAGAAAAACTTTGCCGACAAATCATTAACGATAAATTAGACATATTAGTTTTTATAGATATTGGTATGCACCCAGCACTAACACAAATTGGGGCGTTGCGTTTAGCACCGATACAGTGTGTTACATGGGGACATCCCATAACTTCAGGATTACCAAATATTGATTATTTCCTTTCTAGTAATTTGATGGAACCGCCAAATAATGAAAAACATTATTCAGAAAAATTAATTCGCCTCCCTAATATTGGCATTAATTATGCCAAACCAGTAATTCCTGAACTCAGTAAAAAACGCTGTGATTTTTACTTGAGGGAGGATGCGACGATTTATTTATCGTGCCAGTCTATTTACAAATATCTCCCACAATATGACTATATATATGCCGCGATCGCACAGCGCATTACCCAAGCTCAGTTTGTCTTTTTGTCTAGTGGTAAAACTGAAACAATCGACGAAAAATTTAGGCAGCGTCTGCAAAAAGCTTTTGCTAGTTTTGGGTTGAATAGTGCAGAATATTGTGTGATTTTACCAAGAATTAATCGAGTAGATTATCTTAACCTTAATTTAGTTGCAGATATTTATCTAGACACCTTTGGCTGGTCGGGTGGGAATACTACATTAGAAGCGATCGCTTGCAATTTACCCATTGTTACTTGCCCAGGTGAGTTTATGCGCGGTCGTCACTCCTATGGAATTCTCAGGATGCTAGGAGTTATAGACACAATTGCTACTGATGAAGCAGAATATATTGAAATCGCTGTCAGATTAGGTTTAGATCAAGAGTGGCGAGAAAGTATTATAAATAAAGTTAAGCAAAACCAAGATCGCGTTTATGAAGATAAAACTTGTGTAGTAGCACTAGAAGAATTTTATCAGCGTGTTGTGCAAGAACATCTAGCTAGCAAGTAA
- a CDS encoding O-linked N-acetylglucosamine transferase, SPINDLY family protein produces MDYKKFIEKLPQLYKRWGKASAQPLTEIYNEINHQIGANSSTSIMQLLNWALQCMNKEEIYCQIDAITASDVIGALINHPQIAYLVAQPTDNHQQSEVLFELTSAVSLYNLDEQIILTEQPAAEFFGELRQISPKTKIGVYVYAGAHDYRSQLLALQLVKPLLAPQALIIAFGSKYSTAQQAHWDFLTTTPQAQLLLELPATVQNTWGEGIQIFSWDIEQDYSYDGSDLTENHRSQIVIEALRNTCEQLELQTLPQRLLNLEQQALQLEINQQFIPAVEIYQQIIQLQPNHADAYYHLGIINEQMQRYSQAHEMLLRSISIDDTRTTYHYSLGLVSEKLGLVGQAIEAYQTAINLDTQWVNAYNNLGNILVKIGEIEQAKLIYQQAIANNPNHFGSYLNLANLLIYQQQVDAAIENYQKSLQLNPNYPDIMNNLGLAFAAKNDKTNSYFYLGCAAYYRNKYLEAIQYFRDILDIETEHLNIYNYLVQCYTALNLEDNVIETYQQAIAHYPNERNLYLNLIVALQNADRVEDAIAVAIKASKTIAENFIFKLEEQRLLPVIYETVEEIEFYRTRFSNKLDALIAETSLETVAAKQNVLKGLEFRTNYHLHRQCQNDLELQKKSGQLIHKIMVANYPEYHQFSKISSITTKQKIKVGYVSANFRNNSGAKWLLGWMKHHPKNQFEISCYHLGVHTDFITQDFKIYSEVFYHFPEDIELAGQQIIKDQLHILVYPDICQNPKSNQMAALRLAPIQCTSWGHPVTSGLPTIDYYLSSELMEPDNGEEHYSEKLVRLPNIGVCYPQSVLPTSLKKRADFSLEDDALVYLSCQSLFKYLPQHDYIFAAIAKCVPQSQFVFIKSDISEAITRKLHRRLQKAFASFGLKSEEYCVMVPPLNQVDYLNLNLVSDVFLDTLGWSGGNTTLEAISCNLPIVTCPGEFMRGRHSYGILQMLGVTETIASSEAEYIEIAVRLGLEQEWRESIINKIKQNQKRVYEDQTCVVALEEFYQRVVHEHLINSY; encoded by the coding sequence ATGGACTATAAAAAGTTTATTGAAAAACTACCACAGTTATACAAACGATGGGGAAAAGCCTCAGCCCAACCCCTAACAGAAATCTACAACGAAATAAATCATCAAATTGGCGCTAATAGCTCAACCAGCATCATGCAGTTGCTTAACTGGGCGCTACAGTGCATGAATAAGGAAGAAATATATTGTCAAATAGACGCAATCACCGCATCTGATGTCATCGGCGCATTGATTAACCATCCTCAAATAGCATATCTAGTTGCACAACCAACAGATAATCACCAGCAATCAGAAGTATTATTTGAATTAACTTCAGCCGTAAGTTTATATAACTTAGACGAGCAAATCATTTTAACAGAGCAACCAGCAGCCGAATTTTTCGGTGAATTAAGACAAATATCTCCAAAAACTAAAATTGGAGTATATGTCTATGCGGGCGCTCACGATTATCGCTCTCAACTGTTAGCATTACAATTAGTCAAACCCCTATTAGCACCACAAGCATTAATTATTGCCTTTGGGAGTAAATACAGTACAGCACAACAAGCACATTGGGATTTTTTAACGACGACACCACAAGCGCAACTATTACTAGAGTTACCTGCAACAGTGCAGAATACTTGGGGCGAAGGTATACAAATTTTTAGTTGGGATATAGAGCAAGATTATAGTTATGACGGTTCAGATTTAACAGAAAATCACAGATCACAGATAGTAATTGAAGCCCTGAGAAATACTTGTGAGCAATTAGAGTTACAAACCTTACCCCAAAGGCTATTAAATTTAGAGCAACAAGCATTACAACTGGAAATTAATCAGCAATTTATCCCCGCCGTTGAGATTTATCAGCAAATAATTCAACTACAACCCAATCATGCTGATGCTTATTATCATTTGGGGATAATTAATGAGCAGATGCAGCGATACTCTCAGGCGCATGAAATGCTATTGCGTTCTATCAGTATTGATGATACTAGAACTACTTATCATTATAGTTTAGGTTTAGTCTCAGAAAAGCTGGGATTAGTTGGACAAGCGATTGAAGCTTATCAAACTGCTATTAATCTCGATACTCAATGGGTAAATGCTTATAATAACTTAGGTAATATTTTAGTTAAAATTGGTGAGATTGAGCAAGCTAAGTTGATTTATCAGCAGGCGATCGCTAATAATCCTAATCATTTTGGAAGCTATCTAAATTTAGCAAATCTGTTAATATATCAGCAACAAGTTGATGCTGCTATCGAAAATTATCAAAAATCACTGCAATTAAACCCTAATTATCCTGATATAATGAATAATCTAGGATTAGCATTTGCAGCCAAAAATGACAAAACTAACTCTTATTTTTACTTGGGCTGTGCTGCTTATTATCGTAATAAATATTTAGAAGCAATTCAATACTTTAGAGATATTTTAGATATTGAAACCGAACATCTAAATATTTATAATTATTTAGTACAATGCTACACAGCTTTAAATCTGGAAGATAATGTCATAGAAACCTATCAGCAGGCGATCGCACATTATCCTAACGAACGTAATTTATATTTAAACTTGATTGTAGCTCTCCAAAATGCTGATCGTGTTGAAGATGCGATCGCAGTAGCAATCAAAGCATCAAAAACAATAGCAGAAAACTTTATTTTTAAATTAGAGGAGCAACGGCTTCTACCAGTAATTTACGAAACTGTGGAAGAAATTGAATTTTACCGTACTAGGTTTAGTAATAAATTAGATGCCTTAATTGCAGAAACATCATTAGAAACTGTAGCAGCAAAACAAAATGTCCTCAAAGGTTTAGAGTTTAGAACAAATTATCACTTACATAGGCAATGCCAAAATGATTTAGAACTACAAAAAAAATCAGGGCAGTTAATCCATAAAATCATGGTTGCCAACTATCCCGAATATCATCAATTTTCCAAAATATCATCTATTACTACAAAGCAAAAAATAAAAGTGGGTTATGTTTCCGCTAACTTCAGAAATAATAGCGGAGCTAAATGGCTACTAGGATGGATGAAACATCATCCTAAAAACCAGTTTGAAATTTCCTGTTATCATCTTGGTGTACATACAGATTTTATTACTCAAGATTTTAAAATTTACAGTGAGGTTTTTTATCACTTTCCAGAAGATATAGAGTTAGCGGGTCAGCAAATAATTAAAGATCAACTACATATATTAGTTTACCCAGATATCTGTCAAAACCCTAAATCTAACCAAATGGCAGCATTAAGGTTAGCTCCTATTCAATGTACATCTTGGGGACATCCAGTTACTTCAGGTTTACCAACCATTGATTACTACTTATCGAGTGAATTAATGGAACCCGATAATGGTGAAGAACATTATTCAGAAAAATTAGTACGTCTTCCAAATATTGGAGTTTGTTATCCTCAGTCAGTTTTACCTACAAGCTTGAAGAAACGCGCTGATTTTTCATTGGAAGATGATGCTTTAGTGTATTTATCATGTCAGTCTTTATTTAAATATTTGCCACAGCATGACTACATTTTTGCGGCTATTGCTAAATGTGTTCCTCAATCACAGTTTGTTTTTATAAAATCTGATATCAGTGAAGCAATTACCAGAAAACTTCACAGACGTTTGCAAAAGGCTTTTGCTAGTTTTGGGTTAAAGAGTGAAGAATATTGTGTAATGGTGCCACCGCTTAACCAGGTAGACTATTTAAATCTGAATTTAGTTTCAGATGTTTTTCTTGATACATTGGGTTGGTCGGGTGGTAATACTACATTAGAAGCGATATCGTGCAATTTACCCATTGTTACTTGTCCAGGTGAATTTATGCGCGGTCGTCACTCCTACGGCATTTTACAAATGTTGGGAGTTACAGAAACAATTGCTTCATCTGAAGCCGAATATATCGAAATTGCTGTGAGATTAGGCTTAGAGCAAGAGTGGCGAGAAAGTATTATAAATAAAATTAAGCAAAACCAAAAGCGTGTTTATGAAGATCAAACTTGTGTGGTAGCGTTAGAAGAATTTTATCAGCGTGTAGTTCACGAACATCTAATTAATAGTTATTGA